The following proteins are co-located in the Sporosarcina pasteurii genome:
- the pilM gene encoding type IV pilus biogenesis protein PilM, with protein sequence MFNRFKKKKRTVSIELNDFYIRALSFTEGELDTTLLFEQALPSGLVEEEVVQDEMALYDLLKTLVKEWNISKHELRFFVPGHAVLMRTIEHPEELNMQEIKEYVEMELGETIHLPFEQPLIDMYDADPDDGVATLFAAPSEEVMQLMRLYEDVQLEPAVLDIRALCNIRFLKNIQMLDAHKTYLIADWSVNAVSICIYSDGNVDFLRYQPIETEQKNWRYLPENTTVPYFYEGEISDYQMHLTNQTLELERILNFYRYSLHKGEKAVNELVMMGDNPEMDFIMEKIGSTLELPIRLIDNEIVKQHYPNFKAEHATLLGLSLREEAGHGS encoded by the coding sequence ATGTTTAACCGATTCAAAAAGAAAAAACGTACTGTTTCTATAGAATTAAATGATTTTTACATACGTGCGCTTAGTTTTACTGAGGGTGAGTTAGACACGACGTTATTATTTGAACAAGCCCTTCCATCAGGGCTTGTTGAAGAAGAGGTTGTGCAAGATGAAATGGCTTTGTATGACTTACTGAAAACGCTTGTGAAAGAGTGGAATATTTCGAAGCATGAGTTGCGTTTTTTTGTTCCGGGGCATGCTGTGTTGATGCGAACGATTGAGCATCCCGAAGAACTAAATATGCAGGAAATTAAAGAATATGTAGAAATGGAACTTGGTGAAACGATTCATCTGCCATTTGAGCAACCGCTTATCGATATGTATGATGCTGATCCGGATGATGGGGTGGCGACGTTGTTTGCTGCGCCTTCTGAAGAGGTGATGCAGTTGATGCGTCTGTATGAAGACGTGCAATTGGAACCTGCTGTATTGGATATACGTGCGTTATGTAACATTCGTTTTTTAAAGAATATTCAAATGTTAGATGCCCATAAAACATACTTAATTGCGGATTGGTCTGTGAACGCGGTTTCGATTTGTATTTATTCGGATGGGAATGTTGATTTTCTACGCTATCAGCCAATTGAAACGGAACAGAAAAATTGGCGCTACCTTCCTGAAAATACAACGGTCCCGTATTTTTATGAAGGCGAAATTAGCGATTATCAAATGCATCTAACCAATCAAACATTGGAACTTGAACGGATTTTGAATTTTTATCGTTATTCATTACATAAAGGCGAAAAAGCAGTAAATGAACTCGTTATGATGGGGGATAATCCAGAAATGGATTTTATTATGGAGAAAATTGGTTCGACGCTAGAATTACCTATTCGACTGATCGATAATGAAATCGTGAAACAACATTATCCGAATTTTAAAGCAGAACATGCAACGTTACTTGGTTTGTCGCTGAGAGAGGAAGCTGGTCATGGTTCCTGA